DNA from Solenopsis invicta isolate M01_SB chromosome 4, UNIL_Sinv_3.0, whole genome shotgun sequence:
GAAACAGTTTTAATAGCTCTGAAGATTTcagtattttaaatctaaacaacgtcaaaactaaaatattttaagtatttaagaaaaCAGATAGGAAATTGAAACATATTAGTATCTTGAAATTAAACATCTCTTTTTTGagtgttaattataaataattatgcaatcataaaataaataacccTTTGCAACGGATGTAAATGAGTAGTGCAAAAAACCGctataaataagaaaactattaaaaaaaagttttattgacTTTAATCTTTGACACTATTCATCTTTTGACTAATTTGACTCATTTTATTTTGATGGAGCTAAACTCTTTGAATATGTCTATTGACGAAAACACTATaaaagtgtttaatattaaagtattttaagatatgttttaagtattttaaaatgtttcatttgtataaaaatgttttttttaaaacattttagttttaaacggtgtttagatttaaaatattaaaagctgTCAAAGATTTGAGGTTTAAACATTTTagcgttttaaatctaaaccctttttaaaaataaaacattttgaagcattttaaaaatggagacagaaataaaacgttttaacatcttaaaattaaatacttctcTTTTTAGTAAACAAAGTTAAGTTCTCTTTCTGAAAACTTTTCCAGACGAACGGATGGGCAAACAGCCAAACTGACACGGTAAAATTATAACATAGTTTGCTACAATGCACTACTTAATaagtattaatcaaatataacttttgactctagtataatttaaaaaaatgtaataaattttataaaaatattgatttaacttttataataattataatattaatataatattctacaataaatctACTCTTCTAAACATAACACTGCAAAATAAAATCacattattaaagtattatcagttacataaattgttaaaaaattacatcaatcgtacttaatattttttgtaaattgtttgTATCACGTACAAACTGATTGTAGGATGTAATCTGGGAATTTTCCATCAATGTCCCGTTActcatttattacatatttcataattagatattatttatatttactgagAAGAGAAAATTAATGATGTATGATTTAAAGAACTGGTAGCTGGTAACTTTGGGTGACTGGTGCGCATTAAACAACTCTCCCTTGCTTGCGTTCGCTACACCAGTAAATCCATAAAAAAAACATCCAAAACATGTCGAAGCTCATTACCGCATCCGAAAGCTTGAGGAAACGCTGGTGGTAGAAAGAGAGGAGAACAGGCAAAAGTGGCGCGCGTTCTTGAAACGTTTAAGGCTATTCCTGGCATCTGGCTCGAGGCAGATGGCTAGTTGCGTACTGAGAGCAATCGATTTCGGGTTTAGGTATCGGTCGAAGTCACGATTCAGCGTGGTTTAACGCGAGTCGGGATTTTTCAACGACATAAAAATCTCCAGGGGAAACAGATCTAGTTCCGAAAACGACAGAAGAGCGCGTCAACGCGAGGGTGAATTAATTTTGGGAGGACACCCCGCGCAGATTGCGTCCCGACGCGCGTCCTGTGCCGAACTTCGCGCACCGGATTGCGCAGTTACCGATGCCACGTGCCCCGCATCTGTCGCAGTCtccggaaaaagagagaagcgaaGCGCCCACGACGGCGAGCGACAATATAAACTCGATCGATTTCCGTCGAGGGCTCTTCGCAAGGCACAACGACTCGTCTGTGCGCTAGGATGAGCTCGGCGCGAGGATGTTTAAAGATTCGCGAAAAGAAAGATCTCTGCGCGAGTCCCGATTGAATTAAAATCTCCCTCCTTCTTCCTGGCGCGTCTGGAATAGCTCGGGAAGCAGATCCGTTGAAAACGGAAGGGAGAAAAGCATTACCATTGCTGcgattgaaataatattaacgcGAATGACgtgtttcaattaattatagaTTACTATGCTTGATTTTTGTTTACGTTGTTAACTTATTGATTTGGAAAACCCAGAGCATCTTTATCTTTTCATCATAGATTACCACGAGTCAAAATTATCTATAATTTACGacttttgaagaattttactataattttaatcaaatttaaccaaattattttacattataatcttttataaaattgtttgattaaattttattaaaatttttcaaaactcgTGTTATCTCATGCAATTATCTGcctaaaattatctaaataactATCTAATAAATCTATCCaataataaatgaagaaatgaCTTTATCTTGTCTTTATCGAGATTATCAGaatgtttattacttttatatttatcttagaTACACGTTATGTTATCATTCATCAATAGTCAATAGGTCATTTATTCTAATAGGAGAACTTTTTAAAGTGATAACAATAGtttgcacaaataaaaaaatagcagcACAATGTAAAAATTGTCCCAAAGCTATGGGTTTGAAAACTTTTAGAACAGAGTTtgttagttattttaatatgaattatagatcgtatatttttcaacgttaatttttatttacgtattgatctaaataaaattaagaatttttagtcaaattgaattatttgaaaaaatcttatttttgagaaatggagatttaaaaataaaatcatgaatacattgtttttatatctCAAACTGTGTTTTACTCAAGTGATGCTATCAATTATCTACATAAaacgatataattttatctattagctagataaattcaaaattaaattttcatcttaCCTATGATATATTTACgtataatttatcttatctttatctagataattttagtTTATCTAACCCCACACTACTATAATTTAAaggataaattctaaaaaaaagtctttccatttaaataattctattttgaaACCTGTTTTCCTGTTATAAACAGGAAAAAAGTTATGAAGACTTAAGACAAAGGGAAATTTTTACACTGAAAGTTTTCAGATCTCCTAGACTTATGCTAGTAATGTTGATGGGGagtaataatcaaaatttcattattgttcTTTCGGACTAACGCGGCAACGATGAAGACGCGTCTCGTAGTAGATACTATTAGCGGTCGTAATCACGGGGCGATTCACCGGGAAAGAGCGACAGCGACGGGGTTTGCGGGGACATAGCTCTAAAAATAGTGTGCGACGCATTCCGGGGTCGGAGGGGCGAAAAGGTTCCAGATGGAACATCGGAAGGGACAGTGTCGCGATTCACTTCTGGCCGTCTTCCAAATGGCGATACTCCGAGGTCCGGCCGGTCGGCTTCATGAATGAGCCGCGCAGGAAAATGAGTTTCCTTGATCAAACCGGCGTGAATATCGCGAAATAGGCAGACAGGACGGATCCGAGCCAAGCCTCGTGtcgtttttctctatttctctttctctctttctctcccattAGACGCAAAATGTTCGTGTCTGACTTCCGCGAGCTTTCGCGTCGGCGATTATTATAGATCGTCGCGTCGACGAGCCGAATCAATCTAAAGTCTAAAGCGACGGACGATGCGACGAAAGACAAACGAGTACTGACGATTgagttgaaattattttataaaaagtaaaaattacaggACTATTAAAAAGAAAGCAATATAAACAATGAAAGCAGGATAAAAAGCACGTTGGCGTGGTAATATTGAACACTTTATAGCCTAACAGTTcggaaatgaaatatataaagatataaataaatacaaatgcgAAATGTGTAAAATCTACATGGAGCAGTCAAATCAAACGGTAATTTAATTTATCCTGTGATAgatttatcatataatttactCTGAATGACGTCATGAATCGTGTTTTAATCTTCACGCGTAGGAGGTAGAAACATCAATTGGCCTAGAGGCTGATCGTTCGAAATCGACGCGAGACCACAGTTTGAGGAACAAATCATGAGTTTCATTTCACGGAAATCGTATACGAGGAAAGGCGGAACAATCTGCCGTTCTGTTCGCTTTAATATCGCGTTGCACGGAACGTATCCGGGATACAAATTGGATACTTATTAGCCAGCTATATACACGTGACGcataataaaatgcataatgTTTACGTTACAGATGCAATTAATCCCGACATTGTGGCGTCCGTGGGCGAGAGGCTCAATCTGCGTTGCCAGCAAAATGCGAGCTTCGAGACAACGTGGTATAAGGACAATGAGGCGTTGCATAAGCCGCCCAGAATACGCGCGAACAAGCAGTTTCTGAAGTTCAGATATATCGAGACGGAGGATACGGGTGACTACGGATGCAGATTGGAGTCGAACGATACAGTCGAATGGAGGAACGTGACCGTGCGCGTCGAAAATCTGCAGAACGACGGCTTCCAGAACGAAGACGAGGACAAGAGCGCCACGGTGAAACCGATATTTTACAGCAACATTCTCGAAATCGAACCTAAAAGTGAGCTATCTCCTCGCCAATCGCAATTATTAGGTGTACAAATTAATTCGGTGCCTTTGCATTTGCTCTTTTGTAGTTTATAAGTGTGGATCTCCACACTTTTTAAAACACCGTATACCTTCAAAGCAGACGACTTTACACAATGGGCATCTGAAAAGTAGCATTTAAAATGCTGTATTTTTTCGCATTTTAGTAAAATAGACTACTTCTGAAGTCACAGAACCAATTTGTTCTGCTTTAAATGAAGGTGACTCataaaatgtgcaaaaaaaTGGTATCCGAGGTTTCGGAGTgaagattttattttgcaacGCGATAATATTCAACCATATGTCGCAAAGAAGACGTCATCTTCGGGCTAGGAAATTTTTCTTCGATTTTTTCCCAGCTTTAACTTCGTTGAATTATTATCCTGTTTTGATTACCCCCCCGACATCACCTGTTTGACACATATTTTAAGCAATGttcccagcaaacaccaagttacagttatataattcttattgttagttataattttattcagtaATATAACTGTTATGCAACAGTTATATTGTTGAACGAGAAATTATAACCAACAGTTTTATAACTGTTACTAGATATTTGCTGGGTTAtaagagattttttaaaataacgataattacagttatacaattatttgaagaaaaattaggTAAAGATGTAGATACACATTTTCTATGAATAATTAGATAgattactaaattaatttattttaaaaataaatctagatACTCCACAGAtagataatatatacaatactaTAAATGCTAGTAATATATAAAAGGCCTACataataactatatatttttaattcttttatttatattgtatattaaatatttttgtttttttaaacataagtaACATTTCAAGATAATCCGatttctttttgaaattaaaatgtgtCCTCCAGTTTGTACTGACAAGACATTCTATTGATGCTGAAGAAGGTAGAATTGTGatacaaaatttaagtaaatatttcaagaattacattataattatgcaaAGATTTTGACTCTTTCAACGTATTACTTTAGATTTATCATTAAGTATTTTGATAATTGCACAGTACATACAGATGAAGAAAActctttattattcttttggctattattttaacaattggaaattgtttcaaaaaattaaaattttatttgactttttaataaacttaatgaAAGAAGGCATCGAATTAATTTGTACCTACATCTAATAAATGTCATTTAACTGCCATATCAAACTGAATCAAGTAATATCAAGTGATGATCAGTTGCGCTATACAATACAATAATCTCTTCCGCAGACTTGCCCGAGCCGCGATCGTTGCACCTGGACAGCGAAAAATTGGATGCGGACTTGGACGAGAAGGTCGACGTCAATGTCATGGATGACGAGCATAATCACAAGGTACCGGAAAGCCCGCCTTCTTTCAACAATGGCACCGATTTGACCAATTTGGTGGTGAGGCCCGCCGGCAGCATGATACGATTGAGATGCCCGAGCGTGGGCAATCCCAAGCCGAACATCACGTGGCTGAAGAACAACGAGGAGCCAAAACGAGATCTGGGTGTCGCGGTCCGGGCCAAGTGGTCTCTGAGATTGGAGGATGTCGTTACCAAGGACAGCGGCAATTATACATGCATCGTGTGCAATTACCTCGGATGCATTAATCATACCTTCAAAGTGGACATTATCGGTGAGTAGACGTTATGATACTTCGCTTGCTAAGCGAGTTCGGTTATTTCGTGCCTGTCGCGCAACAATTTTCAAGCCGCGTTCGCGTTATTACGTGGACGCACGATTCGTCGTGCGCCGAACTGAAGATCTGCTAATGAAACCGCAGAGCGTTACCCGCACAAGCCGGCAATCTACTTGGACTACCCGAAGAACGTGACCGCTCTGATCAACAGTACTGCGACCTTCAAATGCCCCACTTTGTCCGATCTCGAACCGTATATACAGTGGCTCAAAGTTGACGAATATCCTGGAGAAGAGAAAACGCCCAACGGGACTCTACTCCAGGTACAGCCGCCATTTATCGcgatggtggtggtggagggTCCTGGGTTCTGAGTcctaattctttattaattttaatttattttctttagcaAATTCGTTTAATCGACGTAATTCATTGCTGTGCTAACTCATTGGTGTAGGGTGGACTAACTTTCTGTTCTCGAAAATTTGTCTCGAAACGTCAAGGACTAAAACacattttgaacaaaatttttacaggtTGAGGCGAAGAAACTCCGTCCTAAACGTGATTAACAAATCCGATTGTTTCATTTTTCAGCACATgtcgattaaaaaatatcttcacgGCTATGGGTCTTCCTATTTCttcttattctttattttagcCTAGGcgctttagtttatttaaatgtacaaaaatcaaaatagGACATTGACATCGTGATCTTTAAGGGATGCTATAAATGCTGTATATTATAGTGCGATTTATtgcatatgtaaataataaatttgtctaTTTTACAATTTAGTGAATAGTGATCTATTTATACATCTATTTTTCCGAGGGTCACTACAACTctaacagcacatgatatcgaacgaatattgtatgatattttacaaatatacgcacgatatcacGAATGTTTGTatgatatctagaatattctagaatattcatacaatatctTGAGCTGTTAGGgagtcaataaacaaataaatacaacacaactactataaatatattttcaagttaaagatGATACTTTAATCAAATCTATATAGAAATTGGAtccaaaaaatatcaattaaattaaactttattattttaaagttttattattttaatattttcgttaAACAGTCATTTACCGATGATTGTTCaacgactggtgcagtgaccctacaATCTTCTAATTTtcgttttcatatttattagaaaaaaatatttcaggtAACTTGGGCGCGCAGCTGAATCCTTTATGTATTTCTTGTTTTGTCTTAAACATTGCTTTAAATGGTGGTTGGGTTTCTTTTTCTCTGTAGAGTCATTACCGCATCGACCGATCCTGACAGTGGCGCCAAAAAACACCACGGAGCTTATTGGAAACAACGCTACTTTTATCTGCAAGGTGTTATCCGATGCACATCGTCACCTCGAATGGTATCACGGTTCCCATACTTCTTTCGACACCGTCAACAAGACCAGTGAAAGCTTAAGGGTGGAGGTCAGTGGGCGCAGCTTGCATGCAAACTCCATGATCTTTTCTCTTAATCGCTTTTTCTCTATCTTCGCTTTCAAATTCGAATCTTTTATAATTGCTTCATGTAGCTCTGtgttattataacatttatcaaagaAACAAGTTTAAATGTATGGTTTTGTACTTGTGTAAATATTACTGCACGATCGATCAGTATCGAACGCACGATTAACGGTGTTTCGTTCCATGCAGGCTGGAATGGATTCAGAAAATCCGGAGGAACTAACGCTATATAACGTTACTGAAAAGGATGAGGGATGGTACACGTGTATCGCTCAGAATACTTTAGGGGAAACGTTCGCCAGCGCTTATTTACGTGTAGTCGAAAGTGAGTATTTTACAACTCAATTTGCTTGAAATTATTAACCTAATTTTTcctacaatttaattttattagcattttttaatCCACATCTTACTAAGGTTCTTAGGATCACTGATTATGAatctgtaatcaaaattttaaaattaaatttggcgGATTCAATGTgacaaattgtaaaattttcttggatttgAGTAAATCTCatttaagaaattgtttaaaattaagcaagttaattttaaagttaaattaaacgttattaactttttaactttattatttattattttattcaacttctaactttttaataataaaaagttattaatggtttttacTATCCAACCCTGTGTTTTCGTATTATATTCGTGAAAACGAAATACAATATCTTAAACTGAAGtacaaaaatactaaataagCTACATTAATcctaatgtaaaatttattcagCGTTGGACGAGCCGAAAGTACTGCTAACCGCGAGGCCGCACATTTTGGTAAATGTTCTCGCGGCCATTCTGTGTTTATTCTTTGCCGTGGGGGTCGTCGTGGTGATATACATCTTCCACCGACTGAAACGAGAGAAGATGAAAAAGCTGTTAGCGATAGAAACGGCGCGAGCGGCGGTCGTGACGCAATGGACAAAGAAGGTGATCGTGGAGAAGCAGAAATTAGTGAACGCGCAGAACGCGCTCGAGGAAGAGCTACTGATGCCGGTAGTGAAGATTGAGAAACAAAAATCCACCGTTATCGCCAAGGATAATATCAACGACAGCGTGTCCGAGTATGAGATACCGCTGGATAGCACTTGGGAATTTCCGAGGGAATATCTCACGCTTGGGAATACTTTGGGCGAAGGAGCTTTCGGCAAGGTCGTCAGAGCAGAGACGAATATCAATAAACCTGCGACACCTAGCGTGGTCGCGGTAAAAATGTTGAAAGgtaagtaaataaaaacatgCAGTCACGATATGCAGGAAAGAGATAAGAAAGAGCGAAAGATGTAGTCAGAAAAAAGTGCATTATtgttttcagaatatttttatttttgaaacgttaaggctcctgagtactcgccgcggctatattgaagtcgtgacatcagaagcgagaaattgcgtgaaatcacacgtaattttgtcaaacatgccatttgtaaataaagccaatttggataaaacagattaaGCAGATgtctttaaaacacttctaaatatcggtcatgactatcctttttccgtctaacagtcagtaaatagttgtaaaaagcatgtaaactgacgcctattcagacagaaaaacacacagatagctattgaaagaagtgaaaaatgtacttttatgtataaaattcaaagaaattttacttgcaatccatttttacgaatttggtaaatacgagacaagtcacattttcacaatgaaacacataataacaaaatgacatgcacgaccacatctcatcgtcaatctgtcacgtttcacgtgtattagttctaattttgtccgcgacggaatgtcgctaccgtcaacgcagAGTTCTCgactgaggagtcaggagccttaaatatcgaaatgaaattatgtaatgttAAACAGATATAACTTATTTACATGAAGAATTGTGTACAGCTtcgtcaaaaaaatatatattctgattactctatattaatttttgtaagttgagagaaaaaaatatcggcTAGAAAATCACAATATCTTCAGACTAAGAATTAGAACTatgatactattattattaaaagaattatgttACGCTCTTTAGATGATTGTTGCAATATTAAAGTGCAAacatattttgctgaaatttaagttatcatattcttagaaaaaagattaaattatgtatacaagcaagattatcattgtttcatatatgtataaacaaaaaagtaatttattacttatatatgaaataattatcatataaaatagttttactttGTCCTAGTAGACATGTATACAGTTTTCCTAGACATCCAATTACTATCTAGTAGTAACAATATTGCGTAAGAAATGAGCAAAAATTTGATAGAGTTTTATTCAGTGGCTA
Protein-coding regions in this window:
- the LOC105196299 gene encoding fibroblast growth factor receptor homolog 1 isoform X4; translation: MDVRHPTIFNCIYLDAINPDIVASVGERLNLRCQQNASFETTWYKDNEALHKPPRIRANKQFLKFRYIETEDTGDYGCRLESNDTVEWRNVTVRVENLQNDGFQNEDEDKSATVKPIFYSNILEIEPKNLPEPRSLHLDSEKLDADLDEKVDVNVMDDEHNHKVPESPPSFNNGTDLTNLVVRPAGSMIRLRCPSVGNPKPNITWLKNNEEPKRDLGVAVRAKWSLRLEDVVTKDSGNYTCIVCNYLGCINHTFKVDIIESLPHRPILTVAPKNTTELIGNNATFICKVLSDAHRHLEWYHGSHTSFDTVNKTSESLRVEAGMDSENPEELTLYNVTEKDEGWYTCIAQNTLGETFASAYLRVVETLDEPKVLLTARPHILVNVLAAILCLFFAVGVVVVIYIFHRLKREKMKKLLAIETARAAVVTQWTKKVIVEKQKLVNAQNALEEELLMPVVKIEKQKSTVIAKDNINDSVSEYEIPLDSTWEFPREYLTLGNTLGEGAFGKVVRAETNINKPATPSVVAVKMLKEGHTDSEMTDLVREMEMMKVIGKHVNIINLLGACTQNGPLYVIVEFAPHGNLRDFLRNHRHSSGYEPTVEQVKERKILTQKDLVSFAYQVARGMEYLASRRCIHRDLAARNVLVSDEYVLKIADFGLARDIHCNDYYRKKTDGRLPVKWMAPEALFHRINTTQSDVWSYGILLWEIMTLGGTPYPSVPSVEKLFELLRSGFRMEKPPYCSIEIYMLMRECWGYLPNERPTFVELVEDLDRILTITANEEYLDLGLPQLDTPPSSQESSETEEEGEEKFPCLL
- the LOC105196299 gene encoding fibroblast growth factor receptor homolog 1 isoform X3, whose product is MATRICVIFGILAILDVGLAQGRKDARLIRLDAINPDIVASVGERLNLRCQQNASFETTWYKDNEALHKPPRIRANKQFLKFRYIETEDTGDYGCRLESNDTVEWRNVTVRVENLQNDGFQNEDEDKSATVKPIFYSNILEIEPKNLPEPRSLHLDSEKLDADLDEKVDVNVMDDEHNHKVPESPPSFNNGTDLTNLVVRPAGSMIRLRCPSVGNPKPNITWLKNNEEPKRDLGVAVRAKWSLRLEDVVTKDSGNYTCIVCNYLGCINHTFKVDIIESLPHRPILTVAPKNTTELIGNNATFICKVLSDAHRHLEWYHGSHTSFDTVNKTSESLRVEAGMDSENPEELTLYNVTEKDEGWYTCIAQNTLGETFASAYLRVVETLDEPKVLLTARPHILVNVLAAILCLFFAVGVVVVIYIFHRLKREKMKKLLAIETARAAVVTQWTKKVIVEKQKLVNAQNALEEELLMPVVKIEKQKSTVIAKDNINDSVSEYEIPLDSTWEFPREYLTLGNTLGEGAFGKVVRAETNINKPATPSVVAVKMLKEGHTDSEMTDLVREMEMMKVIGKHVNIINLLGACTQNGPLYVIVEFAPHGNLRDFLRNHRHSSGYEPTVEQVKERKILTQKDLVSFAYQVARGMEYLASRRCIHRDLAARNVLVSDEYVLKIADFGLARDIHCNDYYRKKTDGRLPVKWMAPEALFHRINTTQSDVWSYGILLWEIMTLGGTPYPSVPSVEKLFELLRSGFRMEKPPYCSIEIYMLMRECWGYLPNERPTFVELVEDLDRILTITANEEYLDLGLPQLDTPPSSQESSETEEEGEEKFPCLL
- the LOC105196299 gene encoding fibroblast growth factor receptor homolog 1 isoform X1, yielding MRFEVTHATITLTAYARCRARVEMATRICVIFGILAILDVGLAQGRKDARLIRLDAINPDIVASVGERLNLRCQQNASFETTWYKDNEALHKPPRIRANKQFLKFRYIETEDTGDYGCRLESNDTVEWRNVTVRVENLQNDGFQNEDEDKSATVKPIFYSNILEIEPKNLPEPRSLHLDSEKLDADLDEKVDVNVMDDEHNHKVPESPPSFNNGTDLTNLVVRPAGSMIRLRCPSVGNPKPNITWLKNNEEPKRDLGVAVRAKWSLRLEDVVTKDSGNYTCIVCNYLGCINHTFKVDIIESLPHRPILTVAPKNTTELIGNNATFICKVLSDAHRHLEWYHGSHTSFDTVNKTSESLRVEAGMDSENPEELTLYNVTEKDEGWYTCIAQNTLGETFASAYLRVVETLDEPKVLLTARPHILVNVLAAILCLFFAVGVVVVIYIFHRLKREKMKKLLAIETARAAVVTQWTKKVIVEKQKLVNAQNALEEELLMPVVKIEKQKSTVIAKDNINDSVSEYEIPLDSTWEFPREYLTLGNTLGEGAFGKVVRAETNINKPATPSVVAVKMLKEGHTDSEMTDLVREMEMMKVIGKHVNIINLLGACTQNGPLYVIVEFAPHGNLRDFLRNHRHSSGYEPTVEQVKERKILTQKDLVSFAYQVARGMEYLASRRCIHRDLAARNVLVSDEYVLKIADFGLARDIHCNDYYRKKTDGRLPVKWMAPEALFHRINTTQSDVWSYGILLWEIMTLGGTPYPSVPSVEKLFELLRSGFRMEKPPYCSIEIYMLMRECWGYLPNERPTFVELVEDLDRILTITANEEYLDLGLPQLDTPPSSQESSETEEEGEEKFPCLL
- the LOC105196299 gene encoding fibroblast growth factor receptor homolog 1 isoform X2, producing MRFEVTHATITLTAYARCRARVEMATRICVIFGILAILDVGLAQGRKDARLIRLDAINPDIVASVGERLNLRCQQNASFETTWYKDNEALHKPPRIRANKQFLKFRYIETEDTGDYGCRLESNDTVEWRNVTVRVENLQNDGFQNEDEDKSATVKPIFYSNILEIEPKNLPEPRSLHLDSEKLDADLDEKVDVNVMDDEHNHKVPESPPSFNNGTDLTNLVVRPAGSMIRLRCPSVGNPKPNITWLKNNEEPKRDLGVAVRAKWSLRLEDVVTKDSGNYTCIVCNYLGCINHTFKVDIIERYPHKPAIYLDYPKNVTALINSTATFKCPTLSDLEPYIQWLKVDEYPGEEKTPNGTLLQAGMDSENPEELTLYNVTEKDEGWYTCIAQNTLGETFASAYLRVVETLDEPKVLLTARPHILVNVLAAILCLFFAVGVVVVIYIFHRLKREKMKKLLAIETARAAVVTQWTKKVIVEKQKLVNAQNALEEELLMPVVKIEKQKSTVIAKDNINDSVSEYEIPLDSTWEFPREYLTLGNTLGEGAFGKVVRAETNINKPATPSVVAVKMLKEGHTDSEMTDLVREMEMMKVIGKHVNIINLLGACTQNGPLYVIVEFAPHGNLRDFLRNHRHSSGYEPTVEQVKERKILTQKDLVSFAYQVARGMEYLASRRCIHRDLAARNVLVSDEYVLKIADFGLARDIHCNDYYRKKTDGRLPVKWMAPEALFHRINTTQSDVWSYGILLWEIMTLGGTPYPSVPSVEKLFELLRSGFRMEKPPYCSIEIYMLMRECWGYLPNERPTFVELVEDLDRILTITANEEYLDLGLPQLDTPPSSQESSETEEEGEEKFPCLL